The window AGGTGACGGCCTGCTCGCAAGCGCGATTGAGCACCCATTCTCCCAACGGGCCGATCAGGCCGATCTCTTCGGCGATCGGGATGAACTGGTCCGGCGCCACCATTCCCCGCTTCGGGTGATGCCAGCGCAGCAGCGCCTCGAAGCCGCAGATGCGGTCGAGATGGAGATCGTAAAGCGGCTGGTAGTACAACGAGAACTCGTCCTTGGCCATCGCTTCGCGGAGATCGAGCTCGATCGCCCGGCGCCGCTGCAGGCTGGCGTCCATCGCGGGCTCGAAGAAGCGCCAGGTACCCCGGCCTTCCATCTTGGCGCGGTACAGAGCGACGTCGGCGTTCTTCAGGAGCTTCTCTCCGGTGCTGCCGTCGACCGGCGACATCGAGATGCCGACGCTGCATCCGACCACGACGCGATGCCCGTTCAGCTCGTACGGAGCGCCGACGCATTCCACGATGCGGCGAGCGAGGCGCTCGGCCTCTTCTCCGGCCTGGACGCCACACTGGATGACCGCGAACTCGTCGCCGCCCAGACGCGCGACGGTATCAACCTCGCGGACGCAGGCGTTGAGGCGGTCGGCGACCGCACACAGCAGTTCGTCGCCGACCGGATGCCCGAGCGTATCGTTGACCTGCTTGAAATTATCGAGATCGAGGCAGAACACCGCGAAGCCGGATCCGCGGCCGACCTGAGCGACCGCCAGCTCGATCCGGTCGGCCAGCAGCGTCCGGTTCGGCAGCCTGGTCAGGGCATCGTGCCGGGCCATGAACGCGATCTGCGACTCGGCCCGCTGCTGTTCGGTGACGTCCTCGCAGGTGACGAGCCAGCCGCCGTCGGATGTCGGCCGTTGCGCGATGGCAATGATCCGTCCATCGCTGAGATGCTGCAGATAGTTGCCCTCGTGCTGGGCCATCGATCGATCGCGTTCCGCCAGCAGGTCGGCGACGGTCTGGTCACCGTGATTGTCGGCGGCGACGCTGAGGCCGAGCACGTCCTCCATGGTCATTCCGGGAACGACGAGCTCCGGCGAAATATCGAAGATCTCGCAGAACCTGCGGTTGGCGACCTGCAGCCGCGCCTCGCTGCTGTACAGGCACAGCCCTTGCGACATGTGCGTGAGCGCCGCGTCGAGCCGCAGGTTGGTTTCATGCAGCTCGGCCTTCTGCTGCTTCAACGCGGAGATATCGCTGTAGACGAGAACGACGCCGCCCTCCTGCGTCTCGCTGCGGCTGACACGCAGCCAGCGCCCGTCGGAAAGCTGTGCCTCGCTCGCGAAGCCATCGATGTCACCGTCGGCCGGCACCAGGCTGGGGGCATCGAGCCGATCCGACCGCAGAAGCTGCGGCGAGAGACGGATGAATTCGCTGGCGCGCGAGTTGGCCAGCGCGATCTGGCCATCCGCGTCGAGCAGCACGACGCCTTCGTGCGACGTTTCGAGCGCATCGGAAAGCCGCGCCTGCGCGGAGCGGCGTTGCGAGACCTCCTGATCGACCATCCGCCTGATGTTGTCGCGCATGGTTTCCATGGCGGTCAGCAGCGTGCCGAGCTCGTCAGTGCCGCCCTTGGGGACGGTCGCGTCGAGGTCGCCGCCGGCGATGCTCCGCGCGGCCCGCGATGCAATGGCGACGGGCCCGATGATCCGGCGCGCCAACACCCACGAGAACAGCGCCGACAGGAACAGCGCGACGGTCAGCCCGGCGACGTTGAGCTGCAGGTCCCGCTTGATCGTCGAGAGCGCCTTCTGCCTGAACAGAAAGCCGTCGCCGGCCGTATAGTTGACCAGCAGCTCAACCTGCTGGCTGACGATCTTGGAGTAGCGATCGACGTCGCCGACCGTGGTGCCCGAGGACTGCGGATCAGCCGCCGGGCTTCCCTCGAGCGACGATCCGATGGCGCGGCGATGCAGTGCCATCCAGGCGTCGGCGGCTTCCTGCACCTTTGCCGCGGCTTGCGCGGCCCGCGAGGACTGCGAGCGGTCGGCAGCGATCGTCAGGTCTTCCGAGAGCGTCTTGGCGAGCTTTTCGATCTGGCTGTCGAGGCTGGCGCGAATTTCCGGATCCGGGGTCAGCAGACGCTGCGACGACGCGACCCGCATCGAGGCGAAGTCCGCACCGGCCGCGCGGGCGTAATTGATCGACATCAGGGATTCGTCGAACGTCTTGGCCACCAGATCGCCGGCATGGCGGATGCCGAGGATGGA of the Bradyrhizobium quebecense genome contains:
- a CDS encoding EAL domain-containing protein; protein product: MDSLLGNLKVKTGAAIRFATGGLSRLALTTGSIRTQILIFCLAMSAVAVALGGYSILGIRHAGDLVAKTFDESLMSINYARAAGADFASMRVASSQRLLTPDPEIRASLDSQIEKLAKTLSEDLTIAADRSQSSRAAQAAAKVQEAADAWMALHRRAIGSSLEGSPAADPQSSGTTVGDVDRYSKIVSQQVELLVNYTAGDGFLFRQKALSTIKRDLQLNVAGLTVALFLSALFSWVLARRIIGPVAIASRAARSIAGGDLDATVPKGGTDELGTLLTAMETMRDNIRRMVDQEVSQRRSAQARLSDALETSHEGVVLLDADGQIALANSRASEFIRLSPQLLRSDRLDAPSLVPADGDIDGFASEAQLSDGRWLRVSRSETQEGGVVLVYSDISALKQQKAELHETNLRLDAALTHMSQGLCLYSSEARLQVANRRFCEIFDISPELVVPGMTMEDVLGLSVAADNHGDQTVADLLAERDRSMAQHEGNYLQHLSDGRIIAIAQRPTSDGGWLVTCEDVTEQQRAESQIAFMARHDALTRLPNRTLLADRIELAVAQVGRGSGFAVFCLDLDNFKQVNDTLGHPVGDELLCAVADRLNACVREVDTVARLGGDEFAVIQCGVQAGEEAERLARRIVECVGAPYELNGHRVVVGCSVGISMSPVDGSTGEKLLKNADVALYRAKMEGRGTWRFFEPAMDASLQRRRAIELDLREAMAKDEFSLYYQPLYDLHLDRICGFEALLRWHHPKRGMVAPDQFIPIAEEIGLIGPLGEWVLNRACEQAVTWPSEMKLAVNVSAVQFRDPDFIDVVVNALTASKLSPRRLELEITESVFLANSSETLATLHKLKALGLRIALDDFGTGYSSLSYLRSFPFDKLKIDKSFVRDATATHGSKSIVRAVISLGRSLGMTTIAEGIETVEQLDHMRAEGCNEAQGFLFSHPVPVTEIAGKILELRNGFKPTAVKQAMAG